acagcatttccgtgcacatgacttgtgtttaaagtttatagtccgtttgagttttgtgaacgcaaaccgaaccttctgaaaaatgaaacaatgtaacgaactgtcgtctggtgcgcacctgAAAGCGGACTATTAAGTGTGAATGCAcccttagactaaagtgaactatctaaacactcaagagtcctttacctcactgagcctctcagtctgacaggagagctctccctccacattattgtagaaacagCTTCTtttatccgttagcgcagcagaagctaacaacaatccccgccctgtctctctctctctctgtcagctgcgggcgcctgataaaccaacatcccccactttcatcacttacagcgcccatcgtacagggtgTAACCCCGGTGTCGTGTCCCCTCGGCAACAGACCATTCAGAGCTGGTGATTACTTCAGTTTATTTACATACCTGCATTGCAATGGACAACATACAATGGACACGTGAGCTGCGTTTCTCAACAGATCCTCACGCGGTATCTCAATCTCCTTTACAAAATAGGTGTCCAATAATCAACAACACAACAatgatcgtatagtggtagtataaacaatgtgaaacattaaacataaaaaaactggtgtacaaaactcacacCTGCATTGCAATGGACACGTGAGCTGCGTTCTGTTGGAGAGATAGCACCACGCTGACGTTAGCCTATTAGCTCAATTAGCTATTGACGATCACATTAATAAATCATAACACAAATAGCCAATCACACAAAGAACATGTTGCTGTGAGCATTAAACGactaacattaaactaaacaaacacaacagaacGTTATTGtcctaataaaataataacatacattttgtccaccgaCATAATACAATagcacggcccgtctacactacaggcatcaacaaatcttgaagctgggcgtgtctgaggcttggcgatttctcgcgcccaaggcgaccaacaaccaatcaggaatctcccgcccccggcatacaaagcaatagcaatgttaaaatgaagtaaactggatataaaatccccaaacaggcgaaaacctaccagtttcccccactgtctctgccacctccctccatgctggttcctccggtttgtatcccgttaatagttctggtcgtaaagaaccgggtgatttgctaccgtaatttctcgtttggaatatgaggaaatgaactgcggtctggctctcccagcttgcacgcggtttgattggctagcgcttgttctggcgggatttgcataaacgggatttgattggctgatgccagcttcgaaagcatcgggagcatcaaaagttgaacattgctcaacttttgatgctcacgatgctcacgatgctaagccacgctccgctccccacaatgcagttgggtgaagattcaaaatcttctacgtcaccccattcaaatgaatgggcgaagcgttgaaagcatttttcgatgcctgtagtgtagacgggccgttactctCAACAGATCCTCACGCGGTATGATAAcctcccacaatccattgcgGTAACAAAGCTACAGCAATGCAGGCACGCGTTTGTAACACCAGATGGCGTAATTCTCCAATTTAACCCAGATTTTACACCAACCTTTATAACTCTGTTAGGGCATATGGAAaatgtaaccgggatgaaaagggtgttatctttacttaattatgaatgttgttacatcaaggctgaaaattcgtttttttgtatttgtattatgtAATCTTGACGACGTGCAGATTCCCTGTCCTCCatcagggggtgctgcagcaccctcAGCACCCCTACTTCCCACAGCCCTGGTAGAGGGACTGCAAAGGGAGTGCTGTCGCCCATTTATCAGAACACACAGGATGCTCTTATCTTCCTCTGACCTCTTTTCTCACGTCTGTTTGTAATTGTTTTTGTCTGGTTGCTGTTTACTTCAAGCAACGAAGAAGAATAGACTCAAAGTAAACCACTTGTTACAAAGCTGAGTTAATGTCCTCCCCAGAGAGTGACACGCCCTCACTCACAGAGCTACACTGAGAGGAGGAGCAACACTGAAACAGGAGACCTCACAGAAACGAAAGTGAAAATTagtgtgagcagagctgcggtCCAGACAGCGTCTCTGTTTCTCTGAAGAAACAACTGAATCCAGCAGCTTCTCCTCAACCACACAGCAGAACCTCTGCAACACTGGTGAGTGCACTACAGAGACACATCACTCACTAAACACGAGACGAAGAACAGGAACAGCCAGgcgtgctaacagctaactagCCTAGCTCAGATTGTTTGGGAGGTCTCTTTTTGTGTAGTCTGTAAGGGCACGACATTTACAGTGTACAACTTATTTAACTGTTATACACTTGGGTCAGCAGCCGTTAACTTATAACCCTTTCTTTCTCAACTTCTCTGGAGTTACTGCTGTCTGTCTTTGAAAAGCTGATCATATTTCCTGTGTTTCAACATCCGGTGTCCAGACAGCGTCTCTGTTTCTCTGAAGAAACAACTGAATCCAGCAGCTTCTCCTCAACAACACAGCAGCACCTCTGCAACACTGGTGAGTGCACTACAGACACACAACGCCTCACTAAACACGAGACGAAGAACAGGAACAGCCaggtgtgctaacagctaactagCCTAGCTCAGATTGTTtgggagatctctttttgtataGTCTGTAAAGGCACGACATTTACAGTGTACAACTTATTTAACTGTTATACACTTGGGTCAGCAGCCGTTAACTTATAACCCGTTCTTTCTCAACTTCTCTCTAGTTACTGCTGTCTGTCTTTGAAAAGCTGATCATATTTCCTGTGTTTCAACATCCGGTGTAAACTCAAAACCACAGCTCTACTCAGACAGGAAGTTCCTCTCAGGGcaaatcttcttcttcttcagccccgcctcaggtcggttaaatgaaatccttggccctttctcatttcatcacatGGTAATGTAGGGATAGGATTCACAGATAAATATTCTCACGACAACATTATTTTCAATGAGTTTCCCCTCAATATAAAATTGTGGCAATTAAATCTCTTTCCATGCCAATTGCTTAGCTTTTTATGTTGTTTCAATCATTTTCTACTTTATATTTTCCAATGCACAATGTTTTACTTGTAAAGGATATCACTGCATACTTTAAAGACTACTCGGTTTTATTAAAACTGaaggtttttttttaaagaatacgCCGACATTTCGTTGACGTGTAGTGATTTTAAATTGAAAGCAACACAAATCATTTATCGGCTACGCCggcatttttattttagaaatcgGAGAAACCgtcttttgaattgtatgtagtatgctgtacatttttgtaatttATCCTGCTGTAAACGTAAATCGATTTTTCTGCCGATAAAGACGTGAAAATCCCATGAAATGTCAGGTTTCATTTCTAAAATTGGTGAAGGTCACCCTCTGGTTTCAAACTGGAACACCTTTGATACCTTATCTTGTCATTTCGTAAATCCAAGTGCTGGCCCCTTGCCACAATACAATCTATTTTTACCAGGCAATTAAATTAATATCACATTACATTAACGGTAGTTAGGAATTTTGCCTGTGATCAATCGTTTTTGCTTAGAATACTATATATACAAATAACCAAATTAGTGGCAATTTATAAGTTAACGGGTGAGGCGTGTTAACACCGGTTGATCTTCAGCGCGACCTTTTAAACATAACAAGTATTATCTCTTCCATGAAGCTTGTCTACCGCTAgcaaattatgtttttgttattaaAAAACAAAAGTTAATGCCAGTGAAGTAATATTCGGAGAATCAAAGCCGTATCGACCATGCTGCAATGATTTTCATGGTTGAACCCGTTAAAGctggtcctgtatatagccatttcagagaccttatatacaggaccgtcctgtatatagccactcccaccaatgacagctctgcatgcatcccctggatattattttattaactgctttcatcgcgacgcgatgtttccagtgagaacagctgtgaggtccgtgcagaaagcagagcagagtgtaaaatatatatcactcagtagaacaggcctactctctgtatttgctttagtttagtagatatctacaaacaaagagtcgatatttttctaaaaccattcagtgcttcacaataaaatacacaacggctgtagcctgactatgctttaggagctgtatgtgcgtgtgtgcgtgtggtgtaggtgtgtgtggtacagtgttatgtgtagatgcagcggacagacaggtctctgttggtttggtgtcctctgcttacttttggcccgtaatttatttccctcattgtagtgaccagagagggggggggggggggatatccagtctctgatagtgttacgttattatgagagtgctctgtttgattctgaaattgtgtgtgtgtgtgtgtgtgtgtgtgtgtgtgtgtgtgtgtgtgtgtgtgtgtgtgtgtgtgtgtgtgtgtgtgtgtgtgtgtgtgtgtgtgtgtgtgtgtgtgtgtgtgtgtgtgtgtgtgtagcacattaacattttaatagcacttagTGACTGAATGAcaataaattaaaatgtaaaacgaaaaaagcgatcatgaaaatgtttccaataaaagAATAAAATGATTTGTGACCacgttgttgttcagatatatcacatgtttgtaactaaatgaaacattaattgaaacaaaacatggtataaactgaggagtgactctcgtggggttcatgtgttttcttcactccgctgggaaactgctctcatgtcaagaagcatgagATCAGagcatgcactgcctcgtccaatcagtgagcgatacacagtaagggggcggggcgagtgtctgaggatttcatcggtcctcgatcctcggtcctcaggcagaaataagagccatgggacgggACTCAAGATGgcgacaaatcaacttccggtgagaccgagaccgaggagcgaggaaatgaaaatagtcgacctgagacaggggccctttctcatttctcgaactcccctcctccactcctatcctcgagacttagtcccgcccacaggagatgcgagcggaggagccgaggagagaggaggggaaccgaggagagaggaggggaagcagcaggcggttagagaaaggagaactcctctcctctgagcggtcattttaaagagacgtccattagtgaggacaggaggcacagcagcctctgtctgatggacagatgtgttcatgaccacttcatATCTACTTTGATTAATTCACAGtgtggtataatgagacaataacaggctacagatacacacacacacacacacatataaatatatacaatttcagaatcaaacagagcactcataataacgtaacactatcggaGACTggatatcccccccccctctctggtcgctactatgaggaaaataaattacgggccaaaagttttatttacacgtattaaaagtaagcagaggacaccaaaccaactgagacctgtctgtccgctgcatatacgcactgtaccacacacacctacacactgtaccacacacacctacagctcctaaaacaggctacagtgtattttattatgtgaagcactaaatggttttagatatctactaaactaaagcaaataaagagagtaggcctgttctactgagtgatatatattatgcacactgctctgctttctgcacagacctcacagctgttctcactgtaaacatcgcggcgtgatgagagcagttaatacaataatatccaggggatgcatgcagagctgtcattagctgagataagtccggccgtgcatcatgactctttgaaacatctctgttcccggaaatgcatccacgaaggagccgtggaggaccgtggaggacccatcagtgtatcctcggttatagctcctccagagagcctcctcgacgctcgatcctcggtcctcgaagtgcatttagagaaatgagatgtccttcaacatggcgcactgaaattcatttccgggtcgcAACTCttaatgcaatgcattaagagaaaaaaaaggtaacggataacggctggtcatccaacgcgatgaattcggctatcttggctgttatgtttttggccttttctctgttctggggcagtttctctttccttttaaaagtgtcggttgtttcagtgccgttacctgagtggccgctgtgtactcgccgtgttgttgttggtgtttgtttctcaggtagcgtattagattggtcgtgttgaacgtagctctgttctttccaccacgcggaacctctgccttgcaaacattgcatctggctgttacactgccttcgctttcaattttataatacttccaaactcctgacattttctccgtcccgactcccgagtcaccagctgaacgtagcctctcgttagcttgctgctactattagacactgcgcccactctgttgccagctttgagaggaataagcaaccaggtctatgaaaacaagcccaaagaaagcaacacatacatgatgttgtgtaattttaaaccaaaacgaagtcctcaggatgactttaagacgtgaacatggtcatttttgttttgtaaaattaaattataaaaaaaaaaatcccgatcctcGATCATTTCctggtcactaccggaggaccgaggagtcgaggagggggatttgatgaaatgagaaagggccgccttcttcttcttcttcttcttcttcttcttcttcttcttcttcttcttcttcttcttcttcttcttcttcttcttcatcttggagcatatatcgccacctactgttgctttatttaatgttcatgttaaGTCTTTGTTCTCAGACCAGAGAGGTTTCTCAAGCAGCAGCGTGGCGTGGGGAAACATTGAGGGGAAGCCAATAacacgtcctttcttttgggtcggggtgTGGTGctcaatgtaataacgtaaccagacgAGTGATgacagcacccggtatcattttacacacatttgtatcagatgcaggacttgcacacgcctgttatctaaccgacaggtccgcacgcactctccagcccgaactctaataagcattcattcacaaattaAATCAGGagccatcagtgtctcctcggttagagctcctcctcgatgctcgatgctcggttccagtgcagttttcagaatgagtctttGTCTGTTATATTCCGGGCAGCTAAAAAAGACCTGATGTATTGTCTCTGGTTGTTGGCAACTATCACAGTTGCCAGTTGGATGTTGTCCAATCAGATGCAGTGATGAGTTTAATCCAGTGACCCAATGTCATCCTGCTGTTAATGTTCTGTTCTCTTCTACTACTCCCGAGTGCTTTCCCTTCCTACCTCCCGTTGCATCTGGTATAAATGTCTGCCTTTAGTGTTTCTGCCCCATAACCTTTGCCATTGTTGCTTGATAATACCTTTCGAAAATGATTTGACTTCTGCTCTACTGATGGGTACTATTGAATCGGTACcgctttacaataagactacccttataaagggtttatgaatagtttgtaattaatttgttaattaggttgtgaatcTTTAATAAGCTTTGATAAGACATGAGAGAAACAGGgtgactgtgaccggttgcttggtctgtgctgctaagccttattagaaatggtagtaactcattaataaatgggaatgtgttttacactttacaacAAGGCTaccttttggcagttataaataatgatataataaaacaatacaatgttagtaactcttaaataaagaaacatcaagatggatggGGGGAGAATCAACtcggtgaacaacagataccaaggatgctggctgatgaagaagacgaagtaagctaggtagccaagtACCTTTCCCACAATAGTTAATCAGAACTCAGATATattcgcgttcacaccaaaaagcccCCTGAactaaattagttcatgagaaccttttcaccccctagCAGGGaatgaaaagggggtgaaaaggttcctatgtctgattggctgggcggattgcaaaccacgccccgtaaaactccctaaaagtttgtgaagccgccattttattatcctcgcattagcattattagcattagcgcagcgcagaaatgcagagagactaacttatggcaacacaaaataaaacatgggagcggtggagatgaggaggtgtcggcgttctggtgatttactcggaaggcttcagtagaagctgctgggagtcccagccgACACTGGTGTAGATCTGACTGCCCCACAGCATATCCTTAGTGCTTGTGCCTGGACTCTATCTAATTGTTGAAGAGAAGAGTATGCAGCTGAACCATACACTATTAGTCCATATTCTATGACTGATCTAATTAGGGCTGTGGATACATTCTTCAAAGCAGCTTTATTAGCCCCCCACTGAGTGCCTGCCAAGCACCTCATAACATTTAAAACCCTTTTACATTTATCTACTACTTTATCAACGTGAGTACTCCATGTGACTCTCTCGTCCAACCATATTCCCAGAAACTTAAATGTcttcactttctttagttcttGTCCATAAAGTTTTAACCTCCTCACTTATCCTTTTCCTCGTAACAAATAAAGTTTCAGTTTTCTCCACCGACAATCTAAACCCCCATGTCAGAGTCCATCTTTCAATTTCCGTAATGGCTTCCTGAATCTtacaatataatttacatttctgCCCCTTCTCCAAATAGctccatcatctgcaaaaagtgaCTTACCTATATCAGATCCTACTTGTGTATACATATCATTTATCATGATAGAAAACAAAAGAGGACtaattatggcgcatttccactgcagcgggtagccccgtttaagcgtcctttaTCGCCCTCAAGCGGTCAGGctagtttttggtggcctttccatatagcgtagcatcggctagcgggtactttttccctctttttccggccccataaaattatggttctatcaggccagggccagggctgaactattgacgtcaacactctcgactgctgattggtcggagaaaatcgtcacaagatcgcgagcgagatcatccctagcgtcgcatatatatctagaagcaagcttgcagcatttttatacacagcatttttgtaaacggaggagctacaaaaatggcaacgtcaaagagaagcacaccgtggtcgaccgaggaggtgacgacgttcctacatctcattggggatgataaaatccagcaggagctcgacggaacaactcgaaatgtgaactaaaaaaaagccgatcgccccgcctacactgcgttgctaccccaggtcctaaactgtaatggaaatgcgccacggcctccgacggccagcgaggcagcctgaggcctgagcgaggacgcttagggacgcttaaacggggctaccacgctgcagtggaaatgtgccattacaCTCCCGTGCGGGGTTCCATTCTCAACTTCATGCCTTCGAGAATATGAATTGCCAACTCGGACTCTGATGGCACGGCcaaacaaaaaatccataatccAATTACATACGTTACCTCCCAGACCCATAATGTCCAGTTTTATTAATAATCCTTCCTTCCACATCATATCATAAGCTTTTTCCACATCAAAGAATACAGCTACacctagggatgtcccgatcacctttttttgctcccgatccgattccgatcatttgattttgacaatctgccgataccgatttttcccgatccgatctttatgcaatgcattaagagaaaaaaaggtaacagataacggctggtcatccaacgcgatgaattcagctatcttggctgttattgtgttggccttttcactgttctggggcagtttctctttccttttaaaagtctctgaaagtgtcggttgtttcagtgccgttacccgagtggccgctgtgtactcgccgtgttgttgttggtgtttgtttctcaggtagcgtattagattggtcgtgttgaacgtagctctgttctttccaccacgcggaacctccgccttgcaaacattgcatgtggctgttacactgccttcgctttcaatttcataatacttccaaactcctgacattttctctttcccgactcccgagtcaccagctgaacgtagcctctcgttagcttactgctactattgacactgcgcccactctgttgccagatttcagagaaataagcaaccaggtctgaaaacaagcccaaaagaacacatacatgatgttacATACATGAGGACCAAAACTaggtcctcaggatgactttaagacgtgaacatggtcatttgtgttttgtaacattaaataaaattataaaaatattttataaaagaaaaaagaaaaacaatcccaatccccgatttttttctcccgattcccgatcttttgaaaatcacgtgatcggccccgatcacgtgatcggatcgggacatctcggATCTACAACACACTCCTTGTTCGCTTGGGCTTTCCTGACTTCAGATTCCAGGCACAACAGTGGATCTAAAGTACTCCGCCCTCTTCTAAACCCACTCTGATATGGAGTCATTCATTTTTTTCAACATAGTACGTCAGCCTTTCTGTTATCATTCTTTCCATAACTTTCCATAAGTGTGATGTCAGAGCTGTAGGTCTATACCTGCCTGGACTGGTTGGATCTTTCCCAGGTTTTCTAATAGGAATAATGACAGACTCTTTCCATATTATGGGCAGCTTCCCTTTCTCCCAGATCTTATTGTGCATCTCCAGCAGCTTTCCTAATGCAAAATCACTTCATTTGGCCGACATTATGTAACATACATTCTCTTTCCCAGGAGCAGTCATTTTACACTTACTTAGTGCTCTTGAGTAGAAAAAGGTACATTTACAACACTCTGCGTCAAATTTCTTTCCTCATATATACATTAGGATGTTCAGGGCAAATGTTTAACAGAGATCTATTTTTGATCATAGTAAATTATAATATTTGTGTTTAATTCAGTAGCAGCGTTATTataatatttattattatttgtggtATTATTTTCTGTTTACTGGATGAGTAGGGGTTTCATTAGATTACATTCAAGATTTCAACATGACACCAACAATTAACTTGCTCCAAAAATTACTTAAATGAGATAATACCAATTAATGGATGgtctagagcagtgtttctcaaactttttcataccaaggaccacttaaccaataaaacaacactcgcggaccacctaactccacaaatatccaaaaacacatagttttttacaaatcgcctgaaaatggtacaaacaagtggcaacatgtgtgatgaaggtgtttatctgggctatatcatgcaattgaaagtgaaacttaagctcgctccattgcggagatattcccgcgagagtgtggaaaacttaaatttatttatttatttcaaatgtgaatttttaccaatatactcacataccactagggggcgctcacggaccacacgttgagaagcactggtctagatctatatatatatatatatatagatatagacTTTATAGATtccaatttgggaaattattTCGTTACAGAAGCTGCGGTGTGTTCAgacattaaaatacaaatacttaAAAAGTGGAATAAAGAATTAACGATACAAAATTAAATGAAACATATtatatcaaatataaacaaAATCAAATATTCTGGATAATTAAAATGTTCTAAAAAAGTTCAAAATACAGCAGTACTAGGAATATAGGCTTAAACTACAGGAGCATGGACACACTGTACTAGATATTAGAGAATGACAGAGTTAATGAAAATGGTTTTCATGCTCGTGctttcaaaacaaacaaacactgacAAAATCACCGACATGCCTCCCTTCACGAACGGACATAAAAAcatgcactcacacacatgcactccCAAACACGACGCACACGCTTAATATTGTGCTTAAGGGTTACTCAATATGTTTTGATTCTGGGTGGTTTTGTGGATCATCTCATCTTCGTAAATTGTGCTCCATGAGTCTTATTAtaatatttatgtattttactTTTAATAGTTGCCTCTTTATGTTTGTTTGATTGTTTTTGTTTGCAACTGTCAGCTTTGAAACAATGAGCATTCACAACATATTTTGTAGTTTGACAAATAATCATTAAAAAGACTAACCATGGTTTTGTTTTTTCACTTGCTCTGTCCTCAGAGAGAAGACATGTCTGCTGCCAGCTGTCTGCTGACTGAAGATCAGTGTCTGTGCTCCATCTGTCTGGATGTGTTCACTGATCCAGTCAGCACACCATGTGGACACAACTTCTGTAAAGCCTGCATCTCTCAACACTGGGATAGAAATGTCCAGAGTCAGTGTCCCAACTGCAAAGAGGTGTTCAACATAAAGCCTGAACTGCTGGTCAACACTTTAATCTCTGAGATGGCTGCTCAGTTCAGACAGTCAGCTCAACAgaaagccagcagcagcagctcagagcAACACGTTGTCAAACCAGGAGAAGTTCCCTGTGACgcctgcactggaaccagactgaAGGCCCTGAAGTCCTGCCTGGTGTGTCTGGAGTCCTACTGTGAGACTCACCTGGAGCCTCACCTGACAAGAGCAGGCCTGAAGAAACATCAGCTGATCGACCCTGAGGAGAACCTGGAAAGCAGGATGTGTGTGAAGCACGATAAACTGCTGGAGCTGTTCTGTCAGACCGACcaggtgtgtgtctgcatcCACTGCACCTATTCAGAGCACAAGACACATGATGTTGTTCCTCTGAAAGAAGGATGTGAAGGAAAGAAGGCTGAGCTGGGGAAGACAGAGGCTGAAATTcagcagatgatccagaagagacgACTGAAGATTCAGGAGATGAATCGCTCGGTGGAGCTCAGTAAGGAAGGAGCAGACAGAGAGATAGCAGATGGTGTTCAGGTCTTCACCGCTCTGAAGGAGTCTGTTGAGAGAAGCCAGGCCGAGCTCATGGACACCATCAaagagaagcagagagagacagaggaacAGGCTGAAGGCTTCATCAAAGAGCTGGAACAGGAAGTCTCTGAGCTGAAGAAGAGAAGCTCTGAGGTGGAGCAGCTCTCACGCTCTGAAGACCATCTCCACCTCCTCCAAAGCTTCACGTCCCTGAACGCTGCTCCCCCCACCAAGAACTGGACAGAAGTCAGGGTCCGTCCACCTTCATATGAGGGGACTGTGAGGAGAGCTGTGACTCAGCTGGAGGAGACGCTCAGGAAACAGATGAAGAA
This region of Pseudochaenichthys georgianus chromosome 6, fPseGeo1.2, whole genome shotgun sequence genomic DNA includes:
- the LOC117448356 gene encoding E3 ubiquitin-protein ligase TRIM21-like yields the protein MSAASCLLTEDQCLCSICLDVFTDPVSTPCGHNFCKACISQHWDRNVQSQCPNCKEVFNIKPELLVNTLISEMAAQFRQSAQQKASSSSSEQHVVKPGEVPCDACTGTRLKALKSCLVCLESYCETHLEPHLTRAGLKKHQLIDPEENLESRMCVKHDKLLELFCQTDQVCVCIHCTYSEHKTHDVVPLKEGCEGKKAELGKTEAEIQQMIQKRRLKIQEMNRSVELSKEGADREIADGVQVFTALKESVERSQAELMDTIKEKQRETEEQAEGFIKELEQEVSELKKRSSEVEQLSRSEDHLHLLQSFTSLNAAPPTKNWTEVRVRPPSYEGTVRRAVTQLEETLRKQMKKLLEVELKRVQQYEVEVTLDPDTAHPKLILSDDGKQVNVGDVMKNLPDNPERFDLCACVLAKQSFSSGRFYHEVQVKGKTDWTLGVARESINRKGNISLTPQKGYWLIVLRNENEYKAFAGPPVRLSLKSQPQKVGVFVDYEEGLVSFYDVDAAALIYSFTGCCFKEKLYPYFGPCYNDGGENSAPLIISPVNHTE